One segment of Nomia melanderi isolate GNS246 chromosome 10, iyNomMela1, whole genome shotgun sequence DNA contains the following:
- the DopEcR gene encoding G-protein coupled receptor DopEcR, producing MEEPSLEALMQAGLICVVGAAIIFSNLLIILTYLNFRGPSEVINYYLLSLASADLLCGLLVVPFSVYPALVRRWVYGDIVCRLVGYLEVTLWAVSVYTFMWISVDRYLAIRKPLRYETVQTKTRCQCWMVFTWISVAMMCCPPLLGFQKPIFDREAFICMLDWGNMAAYTITLSILVLGPSVITIVYTYCYIFTMMRRLRSGVLIHDKEYATALSENLSNPSHIMSFVLVMAFWVSWAPYAGLRIYAVVNGPPQVPFLHFAVVWLGVTNSFWKAVVLGTLSPQFRLAVRVLCLTLCCRHRRLPPELLGLDDDD from the exons ATGGAGGAGCCCTCGTTGGAGGCTCTCATGCAGGCAGGCCTCATCTGCGTGGTCGGTGCCGCCATCATCTTCTCGAATCTCCTCATCATCCTCACCTACCTTAATTTCCGTG GTCCCTCCGAGGTGATAAACTATTACTTGCTGTCTCTCGCATCGGCGGACCTTCTTTGCGGTTTGCTGGTGGTTCCGTTCTCGGTGTATCCGGCGCTGGTACGAAGATGGGTCTATGGGGACATCGTGTGTCGTCTCGTTGGTTATTTGGAAGTTACTCTCTGGGCGGTATCCGTGTACACTTTCATGTGGATCTCCGTGGATCGTTACTTGGCCATCAG AAAACCATTGCGATACGAGACCGTGCAAACAAAAACACGATGTCAGTGTTGGATGGTCTTCACGTGGATCAGCGTAGCGATGATGTGCTGCCCACCTCTGCTAGGTTTCCAGAAACCGATTTTCGACCGGGAGGCGTTCATCTGTATGCTCGACTGGGGCAACATGGCTGCATACACCATCACATTGTCGATCCTCGTGCTAGGTCCATCGGTCATCACCATCGTCTACACCTATTGCTACATCTTCACAATGATGAGGCGACTTCGGTCCGGTGTGCTGATACACGACAAAGAGTACGCGACGGCCCTTTCAGAAAACCTGAGCAATCCGAGTCACATCATGTCTTTCGTCCTGGTGATGGCGTTTTGGGTCTCCTGGGCACCGTACGCTGGTCTGCGGATATACGCTGTCGTTAATGGACCGCCTCAG GTACCTTTTCTTCACTTCGCGGTGGTGTGGCTGGGGGTGACGAACAGTTTCTGGAAAGCGGTGGTCCTCGGTACCCTGAGCCCCCAGTTCCGACTGGCAGTTCGCGTGCTCTGTTTGACGCTGTGCTGCCGGCATAGACGACTTCCGCCGGAGCTGCTCGGCCTCGACGACGACGATTAA